From the Moorena sp. SIOASIH genome, the window GGGCAATTTTGACTTCGTCTAGCTTAAATGGCCGGATGATGGCTTCTACTTTTTTCAAGCTCCTAACTCCTCAGTTGTTCTGCTATTCATTTGTTATATGATAAGCATGACACTTTATCTGACTGTGGATGTGGAAATTTTTCTAAATGCTGATAGGGTGACTCTGAGGTGTTGATATCGATTCATCAACCGCGAAGACGACTGGGTTTTCTATATTTATCTATTTATTAGCTGCACAGGTCTTTGGTGACTCCCCACCGACTTCTTATACTCCTCTGCTTTTCTGCCTTAGCATCCTTCCCGTCTTTGCAGTTCAATTCCTTAACTATACCTTGAGCCTGTGGCAAAATTGAGGTAAGCCCATCTATTCACCATTCCCAGCATGAGCGCAACCACACCCACCCTGGCAACCAAATACGAACCGAAAACCACCGAAGCCAAGTGGCAACAATACTGGGAAGAAAACCAAGTCTTCAAAGCTGACCCCAATCACCAGGGTGAACCCTACTGCGTTGTTATCCCCCCACCTAACGTTACTGGGAAGTTGCACATGGGTCACGCCTTCGAGAGTGCCCTGATTGACACCCTCGTCCGTTACCACCGGATGACAGGACGCAATACCCTGTGGCTACCGGGAACTGACCACGCTAGTATTGCTGTACAAACCATTCTCGATAGACAGCTAGAAGCTGAAGGCAAAACCCGCTATGACTTGGGACGGGAAAAGTTTCTTGAACGGGCTTGGGAGTGGAAGGAAGAATCAGGTGGCACCATCGTTAACCAGCTGAGGCGTTTGGGGGTTTCGGTGGATTGGTCCCGGGAACGGTTCACTATGGATGAAGGCTTATCGAAAGCGGTAATTGAAGCCTTTGTCCAACTTTATGATCAGGGACTGATTTACCGGGGCGAATATATGGTCAACTGGTGTCCAGCCTCGGAGTCCGCTGTCTCAGATTTGGAAGTGGAAAATAAGGAAGTTGATGGGCATTTGTGGCATTTTCGATATCCCCTTACCGATAGCAATGGTTTTTTGGAAGTAGCTACGACTAGACCAGAAACTATGTTGGGGGATACGGCAGTTGCAGTTAATCCTAATGATGAACGCTACCAGGATTTAATTGGTAAAACTGTAACCTTGCCAATTATGGGACGAGAAATTCCGATTATTGCTGATGAGTTGGTTGATCCAGGGTTTGGCACCGGTTGTGTCAAGGTAACTCCTGCCCATGACCCTAATGACTTTCAAATGGGTCAGCGTCATAGTCTGCCATTCATTAACATCATGAATAAGAATGGCACGTTAAATGAAAAAGCTGGCCATTTCCAAGGACAAGACCGGTTTGAAGCCCGGAAAAATGTGGTGAAGCAGCTGGAAGCAGAAGAGCTGTTGGTTAAGGTAGAGGACTACAAACATACGGTACCCTATAGCGATCGCGGAAAGGTTCCGGTTGAACCCCTAATCTCAACGCAATGGTTTGTCAAAATTCGCCCCCTAGCTGACCGAGCCCTAGAATCTCTTGACCAACACCATTCTCCAGTATTTATCCCGGAACGTTGGACGAAGGTCTACCGAGATTGGTTGGTGAAATTAAAAGACTGGTGCATCTCCCGCCAACTCTGGTGGGGACACCAAATTCCGGCTTGGTATGTGGTAAGTGAAACCAATGGCACAATCACTAGCGAGACTCCGTTTATTGTGGCTCACCATGAAGCAGAGGCTAAGAAGAAAGCAACAGCAAAATTTGGAGAAAATGTCAAGCTAGAGCAAGACCCAGATGTGCTGGATACCTGGTTTTCCTCAGGATTGTGGCCCTTCTCGACTATGGGCTGGCCTGATGAGACCAAGGATTTGAAGACATACTATCCCACTACCACCCTGGTAACAGGTTTTGACATCATTTTCTTCTGGGTTGCCCGCATGACCATGATGGCAGGACATTTTACGGGTCAGATGCCGTTTAAGAGTGTTTACATCCACGGTCTAGTGCGGGATGAGAACAATAAGAAAATGTCTAAGTCGGCTAATAATGGTATTGACCCCTTAATCATGATTGACAAGTATGGTACGGATGCCGTGCGCTATACCTTGGTTCGGGAAGTGGCAGGTGCAGGTCAAGATATCCGATTAGAGTATGACCGCAAGACGGATGAGTCAGCTTCTGTAGAAGCATCCCGCAATTTTGCCAATAAACTGTGGAATGCAGCCCGGTTTGTAATGCTAAACCTTGATGGTAAGACTCCCGAAGAGTTGGGTCAACCAAAAGTAGAGGAATTGGAATTATGCGATCGCTGGATTCTTTCCCGTTTTCATCAAGTGGTGCGTCAAACTAGGGATTATCTAGATGCTTATGGCTTGGGAGAAGCGGCTAAGGGACTTTATGAGTTCATCTGGGGTGATTTTTGTGATTGGTACATTGAACTGGTAAAATCCAGGCTGCGTCAGGATGCCAATTCTCCGTCGCGGGTTGTGGCACAGCAAACTCTAGCTTGCGTTTTAGAGGGTATCCTAAAGCTACTCCATCCATTCATGCCCCATATCACTGAAGAAATCTGGCACACCTTGACCCAGAAATCTGGGGAGGTGTTGGCACTACAACCTTATCCTTTAGAGTACCTAGATGGTCAAACTGGGGAAGAGGAACTACAGACAACGGACAGCGAACTGCTAACCGATAATACATCCGATTACCCTGATGCCCAATCACCCAGGTCAGGAACATCGTTGTCTAAGGAAAAGGAAATCTCTAAGCAAAGTGTAGCTGTATTGTTTAAAGTGCGAGAAATTTCTAGGAAGTTGTTCGAGGACTACAAAGAACCGATAATCGCAGCAGGGTTGGTTGTCGGAGGAATTATTGCCCTGAATATCCTCACAGCCTTCGTGGGTGCGCTCAATCGCATTTCCTTAGTCTCAACTAGTTTAGAACTGATTGGTCTAGGATATGCCATTTGGTTTGTTTACCGTTATGTGCTCAAGGCTGAGAATCGTCAAGAGTTATCCGAAAAAATTCAATCCATCTTAGCAGAAATTGTTGGTAAGGAAGACAGTCAGCAATCCTCGGAATTGAGGAAAATTGAGTCCAAAATGGGGATTATTGATGGAAATATCAAACAGGGAGAAGATATTAAAGATATAGAAGATATCAAAGATATAGAAGAGGGGCAGGTTAAAATAGACCATGACGTTCCGCCCATAGGCAATACCCACTCTTCTATATCCCCGAGTTCTCTAATTGACTCAGAACTAGAGCAAAGGTTTGAGCTGCTAATCGGTACAATCCGTACTATCCGCAACCTCCGGGCTGAGGCAGAGATTAAACCAGGGGTGACCGCACCTGTGATTCTACAAAGCAGCAACAGTGACGAACGTCAAATTTTGGAGGCGGGTCAAGCCTATATCAAAGACTTAGGTAAGGTCAATCAATTAACCATCACTCCAGCCTTGGAGAAAGAGGTAAAGAATACCATGGCGGGTGTAGTCGGTACTGTCCAGGTGCTAATTCCCCTAACTGGTGTGGTGGATGTGGATGCTCTACGGGCTAAGTTAGAAAAGAAGTTACGTAAAGTAGAGGCGGAAGTCAAATCCTTGTCTGGGCGTCTGGGTAATAAGAACTTTGTGAGTAAAGCTCCAGAAGCTGTGGTTAAGGGTGCTCAAGAGGCTTTAGCTGAGGCTAAAAAGCAAGAGTTTATTTTACGCGATCGCTTAAATAGACTTTAAACAGATTTCAATCAAACCGATAATGCTACACCTAGCTCAAGTTCAAGACAATGATGATTTTGGCGGGCTCCAATTACAACTACTTGCCCGCCAAAACTCTGATCAATTCTGGGAAGTCATTGA encodes:
- a CDS encoding valine--tRNA ligase, with product MSATTPTLATKYEPKTTEAKWQQYWEENQVFKADPNHQGEPYCVVIPPPNVTGKLHMGHAFESALIDTLVRYHRMTGRNTLWLPGTDHASIAVQTILDRQLEAEGKTRYDLGREKFLERAWEWKEESGGTIVNQLRRLGVSVDWSRERFTMDEGLSKAVIEAFVQLYDQGLIYRGEYMVNWCPASESAVSDLEVENKEVDGHLWHFRYPLTDSNGFLEVATTRPETMLGDTAVAVNPNDERYQDLIGKTVTLPIMGREIPIIADELVDPGFGTGCVKVTPAHDPNDFQMGQRHSLPFINIMNKNGTLNEKAGHFQGQDRFEARKNVVKQLEAEELLVKVEDYKHTVPYSDRGKVPVEPLISTQWFVKIRPLADRALESLDQHHSPVFIPERWTKVYRDWLVKLKDWCISRQLWWGHQIPAWYVVSETNGTITSETPFIVAHHEAEAKKKATAKFGENVKLEQDPDVLDTWFSSGLWPFSTMGWPDETKDLKTYYPTTTLVTGFDIIFFWVARMTMMAGHFTGQMPFKSVYIHGLVRDENNKKMSKSANNGIDPLIMIDKYGTDAVRYTLVREVAGAGQDIRLEYDRKTDESASVEASRNFANKLWNAARFVMLNLDGKTPEELGQPKVEELELCDRWILSRFHQVVRQTRDYLDAYGLGEAAKGLYEFIWGDFCDWYIELVKSRLRQDANSPSRVVAQQTLACVLEGILKLLHPFMPHITEEIWHTLTQKSGEVLALQPYPLEYLDGQTGEEELQTTDSELLTDNTSDYPDAQSPRSGTSLSKEKEISKQSVAVLFKVREISRKLFEDYKEPIIAAGLVVGGIIALNILTAFVGALNRISLVSTSLELIGLGYAIWFVYRYVLKAENRQELSEKIQSILAEIVGKEDSQQSSELRKIESKMGIIDGNIKQGEDIKDIEDIKDIEEGQVKIDHDVPPIGNTHSSISPSSLIDSELEQRFELLIGTIRTIRNLRAEAEIKPGVTAPVILQSSNSDERQILEAGQAYIKDLGKVNQLTITPALEKEVKNTMAGVVGTVQVLIPLTGVVDVDALRAKLEKKLRKVEAEVKSLSGRLGNKNFVSKAPEAVVKGAQEALAEAKKQEFILRDRLNRL